A genome region from Coffea arabica cultivar ET-39 chromosome 7e, Coffea Arabica ET-39 HiFi, whole genome shotgun sequence includes the following:
- the LOC113698644 gene encoding GATA transcription factor 18 — protein MMHGNRCNGGSHGNMSGPCSCGMFHTHQANSFSMPNHHNKPFDETAEMYSFASSPPSSSVDCTLSLGTPSTRLTNNDTEKRRSSYMSNFCWDILQSKHSSNSPHHTSHKSSRANSHTNSNSGGGDGLLARRCANCDTTSTPLWRNGPKGPKSLCNACGIRFKKEERRASAAAATSGTNGVPGGADSQHMLNSSWVHHSQAQKMPYLSSAYGNEFRFIDDDDRDSDNGVPFLSWRLNVTDRPSLVHDFTR, from the exons ATGATGCACGGTAATAGGTGCAATGGTGGTTCTCATGGAAACATGTCTGGGCCATGTTCATGTGGGATGTTCCACACTCATCAAGCCAATTCCTTCTCCATGCCTAACCATCACAATAAACCCTTCGATGAAACGGCTGAAATGTATTCCTTCGCATCATCTCCGCCGTCTTCCTCTGTTGATTGCACTCTTTCCTTGGGCACCCCTTCTACTCGTCTAACCAATAATGACACCGAAAAAAGACGCTCTTCTTACATGTCTAACTTCTGCTGGGATATTTTACAGTCCAAACATTCTTCCAATTCTCCCCATCATACGTCCCACAAAAGTAGCCGCGCAAACAGTCACACCAACTCCAACTCTGGCGGTGGCGATGGCCTCCTAGCTCGACGCTGCGCCAACTGTGACACCACTTCTACACCTCTCTGGAGAAACGGCCCAAAAGGACCCAAG TCGCTTTGTAATGCCTGTGGAATTCGCTTTAAGAAGGAAGAGAGGAGGGCATCCGCTGCAGCTGCGACCAGTGGGACTAATGGTGTACCCGGCGGAGCGGACTCTCAACACATGCTAAACAGTTCATGGGTTCATCACTCGCAGGCTCAGAAAATGCCGTATCTTTCATCGGCTTATGGGAATGAATTCAGGTTCATTGACGACGATGACCGTGACTCGGATAATGGCGTTCCATTCCTTTCTTGGCGTCTCAATGTTACAGATAGGCCAAGTCTTGTTCACGACTTCACCAGATGA
- the LOC113698628 gene encoding uncharacterized protein isoform X2 translates to MVNLVAIQKPMLHGLMKMAGVVPQTIEIESGTVMNFWVPTETVPKQKKSKKTTRSNNVDEINLNHNILKPKTAKPVVVLVHGFATEGIVTWQFQVGALTKKYSVYIPDLLFFGGSITDSSDRSPTFQAECLAKGLGKLGIEKCTVVGFSYGGMVAFKMAELYPDLVQAMVISGSILAMTDSISTTALNELGFSSSSELLLPTSVKGLKALLKVAVHKKLWFPDRLHKDFLEVMFNNRKERGELLDGVVVSNKDATIPTFTQQIHLLWGENDQIFKLELAQNMKQQLGDMATIQGIGKAGHLVHLERPCVYNRCLKKFLASLKADEAQKFI, encoded by the exons ATGGTTAACCTTGTAGCAATCCAAAAGCCAATGTTGCATGGCCTAATGAAAATGGCTGGAGTTGTACCTCAAACTATAGAAATCGAGTCAGGCACGGTTATGAACTTTTGGGTTCCAACTGAAACCGTCCCAAAACAGAAAAAGTCCAAAAAAACCACTCGCTCCAACAACGTGGACGAAATCAACCTTAATCACAACATCCTCAAACCTAAAACTGCGAAGCCAGTAGTAGTATTAGTCCACGGCTTTGCAACTGAAGGGATCGTCACTTGGCAATTTCAAGTGGGCGCTTTAACGAAGAAGTATTCGGTTTATATCCCCGACCTACTCTTCTTCGGCGGTTCAATCACTGATAGCTCGGACCGGTCACCGACTTTCCAGGCCGAGTGTTTGGCTAAGGGGCTAGGGAAGCTGGGGATTGAGAAATGTACGGTGGTGGGATTTAGCTATGGTGGTATGGTGGCATTTAAGATGGCTGAGTTGTACCCGGACTTGGTTCAGGCGATGGTGATTTCGGGCTCCATTTTGGCCATGACTGATTCCATTAGTACCACAGCGTTGAATGAGTTGgggttttcttcttcttctgagcTGCTGCTGCCAACTTCTGTTAAGGGTTTAAAAGCACTTCTCAAAGTGGCTGTTCACAAGAAGCTTTGGTTCCCCGATCGGCTTCACAAAGACTTTCTTGAG GTTATGTTCAATaacagaaaggaaagaggagaaCTTCTTGATGGTGTAGTAGTCAGCAACAAGGATGCTACCATCCCCACATTTACACAG CAAATACATCTTTTGTGGGGTGAGAATGATCAgattttcaagctcgagctaGCTCAGAACATGAAACA GCAACTGGGAGATATGGCGACGATTCAGGGCATAGGGAAAGCAGGGCACCTGGTTCACCTAGAGCGACCCTGCGTCTACAATAGGTGTCTTAAGAAGTTCCTGGCTTCCCTGAAAGCAGATGAAGCGCAAAAATTCATCTGA
- the LOC113698628 gene encoding uncharacterized protein isoform X1, with amino-acid sequence MVNLVAIQKPMLHGLMKMAGVVPQTIEIESGTVMNFWVPTETVPKQKKSKKTTRSNNVDEINLNHNILKPKTAKPVVVLVHGFATEGIVTWQFQVGALTKKYSVYIPDLLFFGGSITDSSDRSPTFQAECLAKGLGKLGIEKCTVVGFSYGGMVAFKMAELYPDLVQAMVISGSILAMTDSISTTALNELGFSSSSELLLPTSVKGLKALLKVAVHKKLWFPDRLHKDFLEVMFNNRKERGELLDGVVVSNKDATIPTFTQQIHLLWGENDQIFKLELAQNMKHRQLGDMATIQGIGKAGHLVHLERPCVYNRCLKKFLASLKADEAQKFI; translated from the exons ATGGTTAACCTTGTAGCAATCCAAAAGCCAATGTTGCATGGCCTAATGAAAATGGCTGGAGTTGTACCTCAAACTATAGAAATCGAGTCAGGCACGGTTATGAACTTTTGGGTTCCAACTGAAACCGTCCCAAAACAGAAAAAGTCCAAAAAAACCACTCGCTCCAACAACGTGGACGAAATCAACCTTAATCACAACATCCTCAAACCTAAAACTGCGAAGCCAGTAGTAGTATTAGTCCACGGCTTTGCAACTGAAGGGATCGTCACTTGGCAATTTCAAGTGGGCGCTTTAACGAAGAAGTATTCGGTTTATATCCCCGACCTACTCTTCTTCGGCGGTTCAATCACTGATAGCTCGGACCGGTCACCGACTTTCCAGGCCGAGTGTTTGGCTAAGGGGCTAGGGAAGCTGGGGATTGAGAAATGTACGGTGGTGGGATTTAGCTATGGTGGTATGGTGGCATTTAAGATGGCTGAGTTGTACCCGGACTTGGTTCAGGCGATGGTGATTTCGGGCTCCATTTTGGCCATGACTGATTCCATTAGTACCACAGCGTTGAATGAGTTGgggttttcttcttcttctgagcTGCTGCTGCCAACTTCTGTTAAGGGTTTAAAAGCACTTCTCAAAGTGGCTGTTCACAAGAAGCTTTGGTTCCCCGATCGGCTTCACAAAGACTTTCTTGAG GTTATGTTCAATaacagaaaggaaagaggagaaCTTCTTGATGGTGTAGTAGTCAGCAACAAGGATGCTACCATCCCCACATTTACACAG CAAATACATCTTTTGTGGGGTGAGAATGATCAgattttcaagctcgagctaGCTCAGAACATGAAACA CAGGCAACTGGGAGATATGGCGACGATTCAGGGCATAGGGAAAGCAGGGCACCTGGTTCACCTAGAGCGACCCTGCGTCTACAATAGGTGTCTTAAGAAGTTCCTGGCTTCCCTGAAAGCAGATGAAGCGCAAAAATTCATCTGA